One window of the Leptospira koniambonensis genome contains the following:
- a CDS encoding DUF1292 domain-containing protein, with the protein MLESYDKETESTEHEELGDELLHLLDEDGNPYSFIVGEVVELDEHQYFLLIPSSEDETDFINLDVGFLKGEESFGYFAVKIEADEFGEDRLVEVTDPRELEDLLYELNSDVV; encoded by the coding sequence ATGCTGGAATCTTACGATAAGGAAACCGAATCTACGGAGCATGAGGAGCTAGGCGACGAACTTCTACACTTGCTGGATGAGGATGGAAACCCATATTCTTTTATTGTGGGAGAAGTAGTTGAGTTAGACGAACACCAATATTTTTTACTCATTCCTTCTTCCGAAGACGAAACAGATTTTATCAATCTGGATGTTGGATTTTTAAAGGGAGAAGAAAGTTTCGGATACTTTGCTGTGAAGATAGAAGCAGATGAATTCGGAGAAGATAGATTAGTAGAAGTCACAGACCCCAGAGAGTTAGAAGATTTATTGTACGAATTGAACTCTGACGTAGTCTAA
- a CDS encoding potassium/proton antiporter codes for MELNSLNFEFQILALSSLIILSIGLLRVSTKFGIPSLLIFLTIGMLAGSDGILKIWFNDADLTRKVGSIALAFILFSGGLETDWVKVKPILGKGISLGTLGVLLTCLFVALFAIFVMGFDPIIGFLLGAIVSSTDAAAVFNVLRTSNIGMRKGLTSLLELESGSNDPLAVLLTTSVLGFVGASSPSWDTLAWTIFQQFSLGIILGLLLGYWIYRGMNRIKLDYEGLYPVLLSASVLFVYAATDLIGGNPFLAVYIAGIIIGNRSFVHKRSNVRFMDGIAWLMQIVMFLTLGLLVFPSKIPSVAILGIAFSVFLTVIARPAAVFLALTGFNVDWREKLLVSWVGLRGAAPIILATFPFAKQLPESEMIFHIVFFTVLTSLLLQGSTIPYAVRILGLEAALEQRASYPFEFENKDKSDTQLLEYIVPYGSASVGKFVYELDFPENSLITLIYRGDSHLVPTGKTKMEDGDVLLVLTPEGAEDKIREILSRMGDRKEA; via the coding sequence GTGGAATTGAACTCCCTTAACTTCGAGTTTCAAATTTTAGCTCTCTCGAGTCTCATTATCTTGAGTATAGGCTTATTGCGCGTTTCCACAAAATTTGGAATTCCTTCTCTACTTATATTCTTAACGATCGGGATGCTTGCTGGTTCCGACGGCATTCTAAAGATCTGGTTTAACGACGCGGATCTGACCCGTAAAGTCGGTTCAATTGCATTAGCGTTTATCTTATTTTCCGGTGGTCTGGAGACAGACTGGGTCAAGGTAAAACCTATACTTGGAAAAGGAATTTCTCTCGGTACCTTGGGAGTACTTCTCACCTGTTTGTTCGTTGCGTTATTCGCAATTTTTGTAATGGGTTTTGATCCTATTATTGGATTTCTTTTAGGTGCGATTGTATCTTCCACCGACGCTGCCGCAGTATTCAATGTTCTCAGAACGAGCAATATTGGTATGCGAAAAGGACTCACTTCTCTTTTAGAATTGGAGTCAGGAAGTAACGATCCTCTCGCAGTATTATTAACCACTTCTGTTTTAGGTTTTGTTGGGGCTTCTTCTCCTTCTTGGGACACCTTGGCCTGGACCATCTTTCAACAATTTAGTTTGGGAATTATCTTGGGTCTACTTTTAGGATACTGGATCTACCGAGGTATGAACCGTATCAAACTGGATTACGAAGGTTTATATCCGGTATTACTTTCTGCTTCTGTTTTGTTTGTATATGCAGCAACCGATTTGATCGGTGGAAACCCGTTCTTAGCTGTGTATATTGCAGGGATCATTATAGGAAATAGATCCTTCGTACATAAACGAAGTAATGTTCGTTTTATGGATGGGATTGCATGGTTGATGCAGATCGTGATGTTCCTTACCCTAGGACTTCTAGTATTCCCTTCTAAAATTCCATCTGTTGCAATACTTGGAATTGCATTCTCAGTTTTTCTAACTGTGATTGCTAGACCGGCAGCAGTGTTTTTAGCTCTTACTGGATTTAACGTAGACTGGAGAGAAAAACTTTTGGTCTCTTGGGTAGGATTAAGAGGTGCTGCTCCGATCATTCTGGCAACATTCCCTTTTGCAAAACAACTTCCAGAATCGGAGATGATCTTTCATATCGTCTTCTTTACTGTATTAACTTCTTTATTATTACAAGGATCTACGATCCCATATGCAGTTCGAATTTTAGGACTCGAGGCAGCATTGGAACAAAGAGCTTCTTATCCATTTGAATTCGAGAATAAAGATAAGAGCGATACCCAACTTCTGGAGTATATTGTTCCGTATGGTTCAGCTTCTGTAGGCAAGTTTGTTTACGAATTAGATTTCCCTGAAAACTCTTTGATCACATTGATCTATAGAGGAGATTCACATTTGGTTCCAACTGGTAAGACCAAAATGGAAGATGGTGATGTACTTTTGGTTTTAACTCCTGAAGGTGCAGAAGATAAGATCCGAGAAATCCTTTCCAGAATGGGAGATAGAAAGGAAGCCTAA
- a CDS encoding motility protein A has product MRSAILGLIAAFASVLLAILLEEAHFLSFLKLSALVLILGGTAGATFASYTPEEFANLIIHLRESLFPKREFSLSDVFLDFAEKARKNGLLSLEDQLAGVPDAFLRKGIQLIVDGTDPRAVEEILFEAAEGLENKETRSAKILETAGGFSPTIGIIGTVMGLVSVLENLGAGTRALGEGIATAFIATFYGIAFANLAYFPLANRLRTWAFSRDRRRQAIIRGIISLQTGDNRRILVERMAPFL; this is encoded by the coding sequence ATGCGTTCGGCCATCCTAGGTTTAATTGCCGCATTTGCTTCCGTACTATTAGCTATCTTATTAGAAGAAGCGCATTTTCTTTCCTTTCTCAAACTATCCGCACTTGTATTGATCCTAGGCGGAACTGCTGGTGCAACATTCGCAAGTTATACTCCTGAAGAATTTGCAAACTTGATCATTCACTTAAGAGAATCTCTTTTTCCTAAAAGAGAATTTTCACTTTCAGACGTATTCTTGGATTTTGCGGAGAAGGCCAGAAAGAACGGACTATTATCCCTCGAAGACCAACTCGCAGGAGTGCCTGACGCATTCTTAAGAAAAGGGATCCAGCTCATCGTAGATGGAACAGATCCAAGAGCGGTGGAAGAAATTTTATTCGAAGCAGCAGAAGGTCTGGAAAATAAAGAAACTCGTTCCGCAAAAATTCTAGAAACCGCCGGAGGATTTTCGCCTACGATCGGGATCATCGGAACAGTGATGGGACTCGTGAGTGTACTAGAAAATTTAGGCGCTGGAACAAGAGCTCTTGGAGAAGGGATCGCTACAGCATTTATCGCAACTTTTTACGGGATCGCATTTGCAAACTTAGCTTATTTCCCATTGGCAAACAGACTCAGGACTTGGGCATTTTCCAGAGACAGAAGAAGACAGGCAATCATCCGAGGAATTATTTCTCTACAAACTGGAGACAATAGAAGGATACTTGTAGAGAGAATGGCTCCGTTTTTGTAG
- a CDS encoding cellulose synthase family protein yields the protein MLTVVTVLFLGIYALDILGLFFFGIHTYIMVYLYKKYNANCDTDPSRNLSLDDPSLPVVTVQLPIFNEFYVVDRLIDSTIALKYPKDKLEIQVLDDSTDETIQKAASLVAKYKAQGFDIHHLHRTNRVGHKAGALDEGMRVSKGDYIAIFDADFMPDPEFLLKTMAYFDDPQIGMVQARWGHINADYNILTKAQSFGIDGHFMIEQVARNGSKLWMNFNGTAGTWRKKTIEDAGGWEHDTLTEDFDLSYRAELRGWKFRYFKDVVCPAEIPAMMSAYKSQQFRWCKGSIQTAVKLLPRIWKADLPWKTKAEAVTHLINYSVHPLMIVNILFSAPLLLMEYWSGFSFYDLPLEVLSGTAAILSIGSVGPMFFYAYSQKTLYKDWKKRMIYLPILIMIGTGIAIVNTRAWLEAVLGIQSSFKRTPKLRIENNSDSLKERLKYTVPLDFHVVLEFLLGCYCVFSVVLSFLVGRPYIVGFLLIYGIGFFFVAFKSFQEFTWKYKEARNAAQEEIPQEA from the coding sequence ATGCTCACTGTAGTCACCGTTCTGTTTTTGGGAATTTACGCCCTAGATATTCTAGGATTATTTTTCTTTGGAATTCACACCTATATCATGGTGTATCTTTACAAAAAGTACAACGCCAATTGTGATACAGACCCGAGCAGAAACCTTTCTTTGGACGATCCGAGCCTTCCGGTAGTCACTGTCCAACTTCCTATTTTTAACGAATTTTACGTAGTAGATCGTTTGATCGACTCCACAATTGCATTAAAATATCCTAAAGATAAATTAGAGATCCAAGTCCTGGATGATTCTACTGATGAGACCATCCAAAAAGCTGCTTCCTTAGTAGCAAAATACAAGGCTCAAGGTTTCGATATTCATCACCTTCACAGAACCAATCGTGTTGGTCATAAAGCAGGTGCTTTGGACGAAGGGATGAGAGTTTCTAAAGGGGACTACATCGCTATTTTTGATGCGGACTTCATGCCGGATCCTGAATTCCTTCTTAAAACCATGGCTTACTTTGACGATCCTCAGATCGGAATGGTACAAGCACGTTGGGGTCATATCAACGCAGATTATAATATTCTAACCAAAGCTCAAAGTTTCGGTATCGACGGTCACTTCATGATCGAGCAGGTAGCAAGAAACGGTTCCAAACTTTGGATGAACTTCAACGGTACTGCAGGTACTTGGAGAAAGAAAACTATCGAGGATGCTGGCGGTTGGGAGCATGATACTCTTACCGAAGACTTCGACCTTTCTTACCGTGCAGAGCTAAGAGGCTGGAAGTTCCGTTATTTTAAAGATGTGGTTTGCCCTGCAGAAATCCCTGCGATGATGTCTGCATACAAGTCCCAACAATTCCGTTGGTGCAAAGGTTCTATCCAGACTGCAGTGAAACTTCTTCCTCGTATCTGGAAAGCAGACCTACCTTGGAAAACCAAGGCTGAGGCTGTGACCCACTTGATCAACTATTCTGTTCACCCACTTATGATCGTGAACATTCTATTCAGCGCTCCATTATTATTAATGGAATACTGGTCAGGTTTCAGCTTCTATGATCTTCCATTAGAGGTATTATCTGGAACTGCAGCGATCCTTTCTATCGGATCTGTTGGACCAATGTTCTTCTACGCATACTCTCAAAAGACATTATACAAAGACTGGAAGAAGAGAATGATCTATCTTCCAATCTTGATCATGATTGGAACTGGGATTGCGATCGTAAACACCAGAGCTTGGCTTGAGGCTGTTTTAGGGATCCAATCTTCTTTCAAAAGAACTCCTAAATTGAGAATTGAAAACAACTCTGACTCACTAAAAGAAAGGCTGAAATACACCGTTCCTTTGGATTTCCATGTAGTTCTTGAGTTCCTATTGGGTTGTTATTGTGTGTTTTCCGTTGTGCTATCTTTCTTAGTGGGACGTCCTTATATAGTGGGCTTCCTATTGATCTATGGGATCGGTTTCTTCTTCGTAGCTTTTAAATCTTTCCAAGAATTTACCTGGAAATACAAAGAAGCAAGAAACGCGGCTCAGGAAGAGATCCCTCAGGAAGCCTGA
- a CDS encoding 4Fe-4S dicluster domain-containing protein, with amino-acid sequence MFSKPFLLQPRTVKEAGNRKTVLDEPYTLFPDKDALLLKDFPVRVSVGDPLYKQSSGSVLSPVNGIASLEHSEEGSKIRIVQDGNFIGSKPWIPKVLKKEEVLEPMDRLGLVSLDFPEHSLLSYLKSRQKTSLIILAPFTRTQDVDYLPELKKNIECHTRFLEVLKTLFPEAQIRDYISGLKPPVKNYAYPWGIPEYFVSQTEKLPFSKIKEILYLGPETLYNLYRALFADFPFIEREIALYFLGKNGGLRKADSTVRIRNGQSLKFLFEEYGPKYSNFTLNSFYEKNPVRDIKKGFYWDIRQNYSLVFLTKHDPQRREFPCVECGECSYNCPTQANPMALVSSFGNFNSSLCMECGICTFLCPSTISLRNQIRTWKEANHGF; translated from the coding sequence TTGTTCTCTAAACCCTTTCTTCTCCAGCCCAGGACCGTAAAAGAAGCGGGAAATCGCAAAACGGTCCTGGATGAACCCTACACCCTCTTCCCGGATAAAGACGCCTTATTACTTAAGGATTTTCCAGTCCGGGTAAGTGTAGGAGATCCTCTTTATAAACAATCCTCAGGTTCAGTTCTCTCCCCTGTAAACGGTATCGCTTCCTTAGAACATAGTGAAGAAGGATCTAAGATCCGTATCGTTCAAGATGGAAACTTCATTGGTTCCAAACCTTGGATCCCTAAAGTTCTCAAAAAAGAAGAAGTGCTCGAACCAATGGACAGACTTGGTTTGGTCAGTCTGGACTTCCCAGAACATTCTCTTTTATCTTATCTCAAATCCAGACAGAAAACATCTCTTATCATATTAGCCCCATTCACAAGAACGCAAGATGTGGATTATCTTCCTGAGTTAAAAAAGAATATAGAATGCCATACTCGTTTTTTAGAAGTTTTAAAAACACTTTTTCCGGAAGCTCAGATCAGAGATTATATTTCCGGCCTGAAACCTCCTGTTAAAAATTATGCGTATCCTTGGGGAATTCCTGAATATTTTGTATCTCAGACCGAAAAATTACCTTTTTCCAAAATTAAAGAAATCTTATATTTAGGTCCGGAAACATTATATAATCTTTATAGAGCTTTATTTGCTGATTTCCCTTTTATAGAAAGAGAGATCGCTCTTTATTTCTTAGGAAAGAATGGCGGGCTCAGAAAAGCGGATTCTACTGTTCGTATCCGCAACGGGCAAAGTTTGAAATTTTTATTTGAAGAATATGGTCCTAAGTATTCTAACTTTACTCTCAATTCCTTTTACGAAAAAAATCCGGTCAGAGATATCAAGAAGGGATTTTATTGGGATATCAGACAGAATTATTCGTTAGTATTTTTGACCAAACATGATCCTCAGAGAAGGGAATTCCCTTGTGTAGAATGCGGAGAATGTTCTTATAATTGTCCTACACAAGCAAATCCTATGGCCTTGGTTTCCAGCTTTGGCAATTTTAATTCTTCACTTTGTATGGAATGCGGGATCTGCACATTTCTTTGTCCTTCTACCATTTCATTAAGAAATCAGATCAGAACTTGGAAGGAGGCGAATCATGGCTTTTAG
- a CDS encoding PTS sugar transporter subunit IIA — translation MNQLLALLKPETVIFEIEGSSKEEVINQLLQKAVDSTLIARDDRELVYESLMAREKSMSTGIGSGVAIPHCSVNLVDELKCVMGLSRKGIDFDAIDHLPVHIFILLIVPKSKFQEHIKTLAQIAKTLNVKEDREKLILSKNFEEIRKAFSA, via the coding sequence ATGAACCAGCTCCTCGCTTTACTTAAGCCAGAGACTGTAATTTTTGAAATAGAAGGTTCCTCTAAGGAAGAAGTTATTAATCAACTTCTCCAGAAGGCCGTCGACTCGACGCTTATTGCTCGAGACGATAGGGAACTCGTGTACGAATCTCTCATGGCGAGAGAAAAATCCATGTCAACGGGTATCGGCAGTGGAGTAGCAATCCCGCATTGTTCGGTCAATTTGGTGGATGAACTCAAATGTGTGATGGGTCTTTCTCGAAAAGGGATCGATTTTGATGCAATCGACCATCTTCCCGTTCATATTTTCATTCTTCTAATCGTTCCCAAATCCAAATTCCAAGAACATATCAAAACCCTGGCTCAAATCGCAAAAACCCTCAACGTAAAAGAGGATCGTGAAAAACTGATCCTTTCCAAAAATTTCGAAGAGATCCGGAAAGCTTTCTCCGCGTGA
- a CDS encoding ABC transporter permease subunit yields MLEEAKRFLIFAVFLSAISVFFSQLRSLNKEFLEADSGIQVQDSVDKPANTDFVKKYFQFWKGLVSFDMGETESGDPVLSHILSRFWPTLHLAGFAVLTGTFFSVFLALVSLLPHFRFLGEVFGFISQLILSTPVFVVSVFLLVFFFLILGLLPPGGYEPGNTAYVILPGIALGSRVFARLFIFSHQLAGTEKKSAYTNVLKARGYSENRILFRHILLKVSPVLLILILLDLSSLLSGAIVVEEIFFFPGIGKSMYHAIRTMDSALLSALLFYSGIVFYILTRVSERVRDSLLGWEAGAA; encoded by the coding sequence TTGCTAGAAGAAGCGAAACGCTTTTTGATCTTTGCGGTTTTTCTTTCCGCAATTTCGGTATTTTTCTCCCAGCTTAGATCCCTAAATAAGGAATTTTTAGAGGCGGACTCTGGGATCCAAGTCCAGGATTCAGTGGATAAGCCAGCTAACACTGATTTTGTGAAAAAATATTTTCAGTTTTGGAAAGGTTTGGTCAGTTTTGATATGGGAGAAACTGAATCAGGGGATCCGGTTCTTTCTCATATTCTTTCTAGATTTTGGCCAACTTTGCATTTGGCAGGATTTGCAGTTTTAACCGGTACATTCTTCTCTGTTTTTCTGGCATTGGTCTCTCTCCTTCCTCACTTCAGATTTCTGGGGGAAGTTTTCGGATTTATCAGCCAACTTATCTTATCTACTCCAGTGTTCGTAGTTTCCGTTTTTCTATTAGTGTTTTTTTTTCTGATACTAGGATTACTTCCTCCGGGAGGTTATGAACCCGGAAATACTGCTTATGTGATCCTGCCTGGGATTGCATTGGGGTCTAGAGTGTTTGCCAGACTTTTCATTTTTTCCCATCAATTGGCGGGGACTGAAAAAAAATCTGCTTATACAAATGTTTTGAAAGCAAGAGGATATTCAGAAAATCGAATATTATTTAGGCATATTCTTCTTAAAGTTTCACCTGTACTTCTTATTTTGATCTTATTGGATTTGAGTTCCTTACTTTCAGGCGCCATAGTTGTAGAGGAGATTTTTTTCTTTCCTGGTATTGGAAAATCCATGTATCACGCGATAAGAACCATGGATTCAGCATTACTTTCTGCACTTTTATTTTATAGCGGGATAGTGTTTTATATTCTGACCAGAGTTTCTGAAAGAGTGAGAGATAGTCTTTTGGGTTGGGAGGCAGGTGCTGCTTGA
- a CDS encoding ABC transporter permease, translating to MKTLNLVRYGTIFLYLVLVIFGILFKSAPTELNLKESFLPPSFDFPFGKDRLGRDVFSMFAYGSLATFLFAFPARVLTLTVASLIGLASYTSPFFKKNVFSPLSSVFVSLPSLLLALLVVQVFGAGPVPLFLAIVLGDWAQVYETVRAKIDEVSTSGYALAASCFGASKSYVFRAHLLPQAFQILRVLLFTGLPAVVMTLAIFGFLGISAGGEVFGPGLGEQIAFSKDYAQNAPWSLVFPTLGILGLVMTVGGKRS from the coding sequence TTGAAAACTCTAAACCTAGTTCGTTACGGCACAATCTTTCTATATCTAGTTTTAGTAATATTCGGGATATTATTTAAATCGGCCCCTACTGAATTGAACTTAAAGGAATCATTTCTTCCTCCTTCTTTTGATTTTCCATTTGGTAAGGATCGATTAGGAAGAGATGTATTTTCCATGTTTGCATATGGGAGTCTGGCTACTTTCTTATTTGCATTTCCTGCTAGAGTTCTTACGCTAACGGTTGCTTCTTTGATTGGTTTGGCTTCTTATACTAGTCCATTCTTTAAGAAGAATGTATTTTCTCCTTTGTCTTCAGTATTTGTTTCTTTACCTTCTTTACTTTTAGCTCTACTTGTAGTTCAGGTTTTTGGAGCGGGGCCGGTACCTTTGTTCTTAGCAATTGTACTAGGAGATTGGGCACAAGTTTATGAAACAGTTCGGGCTAAGATAGATGAGGTAAGCACAAGTGGATATGCATTGGCTGCTTCTTGTTTTGGAGCGAGCAAGTCTTATGTTTTTAGGGCACATCTTCTTCCTCAGGCATTTCAAATATTGAGAGTGCTTTTGTTTACAGGACTTCCTGCAGTAGTAATGACTCTTGCAATATTCGGATTTTTAGGAATTTCAGCGGGCGGAGAAGTATTTGGGCCAGGCCTTGGAGAACAAATTGCGTTTTCGAAAGATTATGCACAGAATGCTCCTTGGTCTTTAGTATTTCCCACTCTTGGAATTTTAGGTTTAGTAATGACAGTAGGAGGAAAACGTTCTTGA
- a CDS encoding PEGA domain-containing protein — MNLLFLRKTSAFILLICLSPLLVGTQTYAIDEYYRFPEYSSPEKIQFEKERKLCIFPLRNLTGDTSLDFYSSGYASVLYSGLKSLVQIYDESLIPKSIQHPFGPNPSEVKPNLREGEWDYTGLEKLKKGELSLNVSKDPRYLILKVQPYEAETAPDEGFLIPISRKYDCFYSTYGEFEKKGEEIRINIRMRSSKDGSKKEFSHKTSVRRSYQELNPVIEEIRKTLLGKHTKALSVKTGNQYDSLVFIDGNYIGKTPLKRNDILSGIHDIRITKNGYSDWVGQVDLRESPKDLDIVLEKDKKEGFLSVDSDPPGAKVYLGSEYLGVTPLAKIPAKIGWNRLRFVLADHVDQFKGVEIKKGEVSEIKAKLKEGESVSYYRNKKYLFLDHTYDDFGIYSLYGSLLFYAGYYYFNLRADQALENARPMVQITNFVTLQELQQSSPNFQTFALSYFYQESIYNDAKDKSDYFRSISGRFAKHQGVQGGLMLYGIGTMLILSATFYALGLDSETLEVGVAPVKTMPTFVRGIEGQYETESYAKFNMRF, encoded by the coding sequence TTGAACTTATTATTCCTTCGAAAGACGTCCGCATTTATTTTACTGATCTGTTTGTCCCCTTTGTTGGTTGGAACTCAAACATATGCAATAGATGAGTATTATCGTTTTCCTGAATATTCTTCTCCTGAAAAGATCCAATTCGAGAAGGAAAGAAAACTTTGTATTTTTCCTCTTAGGAATTTAACCGGAGATACATCTTTAGATTTCTATTCTTCAGGATATGCTTCTGTTCTATATTCTGGTTTAAAATCATTAGTTCAGATCTATGATGAATCTCTTATCCCTAAATCTATCCAACATCCTTTTGGTCCAAATCCTTCTGAAGTTAAACCAAATTTAAGAGAAGGAGAGTGGGATTATACAGGGCTCGAAAAATTAAAGAAAGGAGAACTTTCTTTAAACGTTTCGAAAGATCCTAGATATTTAATATTAAAAGTCCAACCTTACGAAGCAGAAACTGCTCCTGACGAGGGATTTCTCATTCCTATCTCCAGAAAATACGACTGTTTTTATTCAACCTACGGGGAATTTGAGAAGAAGGGAGAAGAGATCCGAATCAATATCCGAATGAGATCCTCTAAAGATGGGTCTAAAAAGGAATTCTCTCATAAAACAAGCGTTAGACGATCATACCAAGAATTGAATCCGGTCATCGAAGAGATACGCAAAACACTTTTAGGAAAACATACCAAAGCTCTTTCTGTAAAAACCGGGAACCAATACGATTCACTTGTATTTATAGATGGGAATTATATAGGTAAAACTCCTTTAAAAAGAAATGATATTCTTTCCGGTATTCATGATATCCGTATCACTAAAAACGGATATTCAGACTGGGTAGGTCAGGTTGATCTAAGAGAATCTCCTAAAGATCTGGATATTGTATTAGAAAAAGATAAAAAAGAAGGCTTTCTTTCTGTAGATTCCGACCCTCCAGGAGCTAAAGTATATTTAGGCTCTGAATATTTGGGAGTCACTCCGCTTGCAAAGATCCCGGCTAAAATTGGCTGGAATAGATTGAGATTTGTTTTAGCTGATCATGTGGACCAATTCAAAGGAGTGGAGATTAAAAAAGGAGAAGTCTCCGAGATTAAGGCGAAACTTAAAGAAGGAGAATCTGTTTCTTATTATAGAAATAAAAAGTATTTATTCTTAGATCATACTTATGACGACTTTGGGATCTATTCGCTTTATGGAAGTTTGTTATTTTACGCTGGATATTATTACTTTAATTTAAGAGCGGATCAGGCCTTGGAAAATGCAAGACCAATGGTCCAGATCACAAATTTTGTGACTCTTCAAGAATTGCAGCAGTCTTCTCCTAATTTTCAAACATTTGCTCTTTCTTATTTTTATCAGGAAAGTATCTATAATGACGCTAAGGATAAGTCCGATTATTTCAGATCTATCTCCGGAAGATTTGCAAAACACCAAGGGGTCCAAGGTGGACTCATGTTATATGGGATTGGGACAATGTTGATCCTATCAGCAACTTTTTATGCTCTTGGCTTGGATTCTGAAACCTTAGAGGTAGGAGTGGCTCCAGTTAAAACCATGCCTACATTTGTTCGAGGAATAGAAGGGCAGTATGAAACAGAATCTTACGCAAAATTTAATATGAGATTTTGA
- a CDS encoding VOC family protein, whose amino-acid sequence MDQISLKTVEIKVFLPAKNFEISKRFYQEIGFTQKSEGGGVAYFCVDHCSFLLQDFYNQELAENLMMHLLVEDVYAWHKILKSKNIEEKFQVKLTDPEEQPWKMIDFILSDPSGVLWRIGQNV is encoded by the coding sequence ATGGATCAAATATCTTTAAAGACGGTGGAGATTAAAGTATTTCTACCCGCAAAAAATTTCGAAATTTCTAAAAGGTTTTACCAAGAGATTGGATTCACTCAAAAATCCGAAGGTGGAGGAGTTGCTTATTTTTGTGTAGATCATTGCAGTTTTCTTCTCCAGGATTTTTATAACCAAGAGTTGGCTGAAAATTTAATGATGCATCTTTTGGTAGAAGACGTTTACGCCTGGCATAAAATTTTAAAAAGCAAAAATATAGAAGAGAAGTTCCAGGTAAAGTTAACAGACCCGGAAGAACAACCTTGGAAGATGATCGATTTTATTCTGAGCGATCCTTCCGGAGTTCTTTGGCGCAT